GTGGGCGACTTTAAAATCTACAAGGATACCTGGCGCAATAAGGAGGTTAACTATTACCTGGAGCCTAAATATGCGCCCTACGCCAAGCAGATTTTCGGCAACACGCCCGACATGCTGGAGTTTTTCAGCCAGCGCCTGGGCGTAGAGTTTCCCTGGAATAAATACGCCCAGATTGTGGCCCGCGACTACGTGAGCGGCGCCATGGAGAACACCACCGCTACGCTGCACGGCGAGCAGGTGCAGATGGACGCCCGCGAGCTGCTCGACCGCGAGTACCAGAGCGAGTCGGTGATTGCGCACGAGCTGTTTCACCAGTGGTTTGGCGACTACGTCACGGCCGAGTCGTGGTCCAACATCACGGTAAACGAGTCGATGGCCGACTTTTCAGAAGCCTTATATGCCCAGCACAAATACGGGCAGGAGGCGTCGGATGCTCACAATTACCGCTACCTGAAATCGTACCTGGCCAGCCAGCGCGATGCCGGCAAAAACCTGGTGCGCTTTCATTATAATGAGCGGGAGGACGTGTTCGACCTCGTGAGCTACCAGAAAGGCGGGGCCATTGTGCAGATGCTGCGCACCTACCTGGGCGACGACGTATTCTTTGCCGGCCTGCACAAGTACCTCACCGACAACAAATTCGGCAACGGCGAGGCGCACCAGATGCGGCTGGCGATGGAAGCGGTATCGGGCCAGGACCTGAACTGGTTTTACAACCAATGGTACTTCGGCAGCGGCCAGCCGGTAGTCACGATTAACTACGGATGGGACGCGGGCACCAAGACCCAGACCGTTACGATTAAGCAAACCCAGCCTGATAAGGTATTTCAGCTGCCGCTGGCAATTGATTACTACGTAAATGGCAAAGCGCAGCGCCAGCGCGTGATGATGACCCAGGCCACCCAGACGTTTAGTATGCCGCTGGCGGCCCAGCCCCAGCTGGTGAACGTGGACGCCGAGAAGTTTACGCTCTGGCAGAAAACCGACAATAAGCCGTTCAGCGAGTACGTGTATCAATATAGCCACGCGCCGCTATTCGTAGACCGCCGCGAGGCTCTTGATGCGGCGCTGGAAAAGCAAACGACCGATGCGACAGCCCGTGCCCTGGTGCTGGCCGCCCTCAAAGACAAGTTTTACCAGCTGCGCATTACCGCTATTCAGGGCCTGAAGCTGGATAATAAAGAAGTGGCTAAGGCTGCCGCGCCTATCCTGCGCCAGCTGGCCGCCACCGAAACCGAAAACCATGTACGGGCCACCGCCCTAATTGCCCTGAGCCAGCTGAAAGACAAGAAGGATGAGAAAATCCTGACTGCTGCCCTCAGCAGCAAGTCGTACCTGGTGCAGGGTGCCGGCCTCGAAGCCCTGGGCGAAATTAGCCCCACGGTAGCACTGGCTCGGGCCAAATCGTTTGAGAATGATGCCCATCTGGGTCAGGCCGTGACGACCGTCTACGCCCAGCAGGGTGGGCCGGAGCAGTGGAATTATATCCGCACAACGTACGATGCGGCCTCGGGCCGTAACAAGTACGGTCTTATCGGGGCGCTGACCCAGATGCTGGGCCGCCTCAACGACCCCACAGCCTTTGCCGAGGATGTAGACCGGCTGCAAAAACTGGCCGTGTCGCCGCAATTTAAAGCGCGGGGCTACGATAAAATGATGATAAATGTGCTGCAGAAAGGTGCCGAAGCCCAGGCTGGCAAGCCGAATGCCGCGCAAAATCAGGCCACGGTAGCCGCCGCCGTGCAAGCCATTCAGCAGAGCAAGTAAGCCACTCACCTTGAGCTGGTTCAAACGAATACGGCCGTGGTAGAAATTATTCATTTCTACCACGGCCGTATTCGTTTTCTCCAAAAACCGGCCTTCTACGTTGAACTATCCCCTGGGGTTTCGCGTCGGGTAGTCATGCGCAAGACCACTCCGCTGGTGTTGGCTGCCCTGCTTGCAGGCCGCCTCACTCCCGCCCTGGCCCAGAACACGCCGGATGAAAATAATGAAAATGCTGACGCGCCCTTCGTGCAGCATATTCGGCCCGACCGCCCCGGCCAGACTATCTCGACCGGGGTGCTGCGGCCGGGCCAGTTTCAGCTCGAAACGGGTATCCAACGCTTTTCGCCGCGAACCGGCGTGGGCGTGAGCAGCAACGTAAACACGCTCCGCATCGGCTTCTTTAATAGCATGGAACTGCGTATTACGCAGCCCTATGTGTTTGGCAATTCGGCCGGCAAACCGGGCCTTGTGGGCGACAGGCCGGTAATGCGGCCTGATTCGGCCGGGTGGGCCCCCATTACGGTAGGCACCAAGCTGATGCTGACGCCCGACCGGGCCAGCCGGTTTCAGGCAGCGCTGCTGGCCGAGGTAGCTATACCTAACACCGGCCAGAACGGCCTGCGCCGCACTACCTGGGCTCCCGCCGGCCGCCTGCTGGTGAGCCAGCAGCTGGGCCGCCGCGCGGCGCTCGAAGGCAACTTCGGCTTTGTGCAGTCGGGCCTCACGCTGGCCGACGTTTTCAACGGCGAGATAGCCGGCCAGTATATCGGCTCGCTGGCACTCACCGCGCCCATCAGCAATAAAGCCGGCTACTTTGTCGAAGCCTATGGCCGGGGGCGCGACAACCTGACTACCGGCGCCAATGCCGGCCTGTATTACCGCCCCTGGACTGGCCTGCGCTTCGACGCCACGCTAGGCCGTATTATGGGTGGGGTAGCTGCCGGGGCTACCACTGTAGGCGTGGGCATGAGCTTCCGGATAGGTGGCAATTAAGCTGAAGTAACCGGCGCAGTGTTTTGCGCCACTGCTTCGGCCGCCAAGCTCAAGAATAGCTGCCATCAGCAACACAGGGGGCAGCGAATCAGGCTAAACAGCTGATTCGCTGCCCTTTTTGCGTGAAAATAACTTATATTGCCTATACTCGGCATTAACCATATTTGCCAGTACTCAAAAATCCCGGCCAGCTGCCGGAAAACAGCGCGGTTTATTACTTTGGGGCCATTCTCACCGTATAAGCTCGAGCTTGCTTATTATAGCTGGCTTTATTTTATGCGTCGCTTCGCCTTTCTTCTGCCTTGCCTGGTTCTGGTTGGCGCTGCCTGCCAGCGCGTTACTGACCGGGCCAACACTACGCCGATGGTCAGTGCTGTTACTACCCCCGATGCGCCCCTGCGCGAAACCCGCTGGACGGTTTTCGCAATGGGCGGCCAGCCACTCGCGCCTGCTGCCTCACCAGACCAGGTGCCTTATTTGCTTATCAGCGATGCGGGTACGGCTGAGGGCATGAGTGGCTGCAACCGCTTCCGGGGCGGGTTGAAGCCCGCCGAAACCGATGGCCAGCTGGAATTTGTCAACCTGGGCAGCACCCGGATGGCTTGCCCGCTTATGGATACGGAGCATAAGTTTACGCAGGCCCTCGACGCTACGCGCTACTACCACATCAGCGGCGACACGCTGCGGCTCTATACCAGTGCCGAGCGCACGGGCACGCCGCTTGTGCAGTTGGTAGCGGCCAAAATGCCGTAGCAGTTGCCTAACGCCGTTTCCAGATGCAAGTGCCGGGCGGTTAAGGGTGTAAGGGGCTTGGCTGGGTACTATGGGCTACTTTTCAGGAGCTACCCGGGTTGGGGTCTGCTGGCCGGTTACTATGCCGTGGGCGCTTAGCGCAATGGCCGAGATAACGGCCGTCATGTTCTTGACGTCCAGGCTGCTTACTTCATCATCGACGCTGTGGTAAAGCTTATCGGTCGGAATCTGGTCGGTGCTAATGGTGTGCGCCGGTACGCCCACGCGGGCCAGCATGGCGTTGTCGGAGCGGTAAAACAGATTTTGCTCGGGGTACGGGTCGGGCTCAAACTTAAATCTGGTGCCTTGCAGGTTGGCTTGCAGCAGCTGGCCGAAATTCGATTTGTCGTAGCCCGTGATAAAGGCGGTATTCGGCCCGAACTTGGCCACTTTGCCAATCATCTCAATATTAAACATGGCTACTATTTCCTCTGGCTTGAGCTGCCTTGAGAAATACTGCGAGCCAAACTCGCCGATTTCCTCGGCCGTGAACGCGGCGAATACCAGCGAGCGGACGTTGTCGTGGCGCTTGCTGAAATACTGGGCCAGCGCCACTACGGCGGTGGTACCGCTGGCGTCGTCGTCGGCCCCGTTGGCAATCGAGTCGCCATTCACGGCCGGCTTGATAATGCCCAGGTGGTCGTAGTGGCCCGAGAAGATAACTTTTTCGGTGCTGCGGGCCGCTTCGCGGCCCGGCAGGTAGCCCACCACGTTGCGCAGCGCCAGCGGCCGGGTGGTGGTGCTGGCCGTCACCTGGTACGCGGCCGGACTGGCGGACGCGGCGGCCAGCGCCACCACGCACGAATACGGGCCGGCGGCCTGCTCGGCCCGCACGCGGGGCCTGGTCATTTGCGCGGCCAGCGAGGCGAACAACTCTTTCTGGGCCGGGTCGAGCAGCACCAGCAGGTTTTTGCCGGGCCGGAAGATGTCGCGGTAGTGCGGCTGGATTTTGTCGGTGGGCCCCAGCACCAGCACTTCCACGCCGTCTTTTTCGCTCCAGCTCAGCGCGGGCTGAGTCGTGATGGCAAACGCCTGCCCGGCCGGCAGCGGCTGGCCGTTGAGCGTTACGGCCAGGCTGGCCACGGCCGTTTCGTAGGCCGAAAATTCCTGCATAAAGCTCACTTGCCCCGGCAGCGGCTGCAAGCCGAAGCGGGTAAACTCGGCGGCCAGAAAGTCGGCCGCCCGCTGGTTGCCGGGCTGGCCGCTGGCGCGGCCCTGCATAGCATCGGCCGCCAGGGTGTTGAGCACGCGCCGAACGGTTTTGGCCGATACTTTGGCGTGGTGCTGAGCCGACGCCGGCAGCGCGCCGAGGGCTAGCCAGCCAAGCAGAATAAAACTACGCATTGTATATTAGTTAATTAGCAAAGGCTCAGTGGCCGGCCGGCGCGAGCAGTGGGTCGAGGGCAGCCACTGCCGCCACCAGCTCCACTTCCGAGCCCAGGCTGCCCTTGCGGCTTTTGAGGGCGGCCAGGGCGGCGGGGCGGCCAGCCAGGGCTTGCTCCAGACTGGCCCGTTTCAGGCGCAGGCCGACCAACTGCCCGCTAGGCGACCACCGCAGGTAGTAGTGGGTCTGCTCGTCGAGCACACTTATAGTTGTGGTTGTGGCGTACGAGCCGCTGTCGATGGTTTTCTTAACCACTTCCTTACGCACAAACTTCAACAGCTGGGCATTGGCGCCTTCGAACAGCACCTCCGCCGCTGCGCCGCTTACTTCAGCAGGCAACGAGGTAGGCGGGTAGCACACGAAGCGCCGCGCCGGGGTAGTGCCCGTCAGACTGAACTCGCGCACCTGCGCCAGGGGCAATACTACCGAATCGCCCTGCGGGCGGCGTACCCTCAACTCTTGGCGGTACACATCGTACTTAAGCGGTGCCGATACAACGCGCTCGCCGGCCGCCAGCCTGAGCGTGGCGGCCGACCAGGCGGGCAGCAGGAACGGGCTGCCTTGCAGGCTGCCAGCCTCGGCCGGCGCCAAGCTGTAGCCGTTGTTGAAATTGCTGTCCCGGGCGCGGGCAAGTTCCGAATTCTGACCGTAGGCGGGCAGCGCCAGTGCGATGCTTCCGGTACCAGCCAGCGCCAGAAAAATAAATTTGAAGATAGTCATGGCGGCGAATTTACTGACTGAACGGGATGCTTAGCCACGCGTAGCCTATTCCAAGGTCAGCACCAGGTCGTCGGCCTGCACGCGGATGCCCGCACCGAGCGATACCGTGCCCACAGTGAGGTCGGCGGGAGCGGTGATAGTGGTTTCCATTTTCATAGCCTCAATCACGAACAGCGGCGTGTTTTTGGCTACCTGCTGGCCGGGCTGCACCAGCACCTTGCTCAGCATGCCTTGCAGGGGCGCGGCAATCTGCCGGGGGTTGGCGCGGTCGGCCTTGGCGTTGTGCACGGTTTTTACCTCCACGTGTTGGTCGCGCACTTCCAGGTTGCGGGTCTGGCCGTTGAGGGCGAAGAACACGGTGCGCATGCCTTCGGCGTTGACCGGGCCGATGGATTGCAGGCGAATGATAATCGACTTGCCCCGCGCAATCTCGATAATGGTTTCCTCGCCTTCTTTTAGCCCGAAGAAGAATACCGGCGTCTGGATGCGGCTCACATCGCCGTATTCTTGCCGGAACTCCCAGTATTCAGCAAATACTTTGGGGTAAAGCAGGCTCGATAACAGGTCGGTGAACTGCGCATTGGGGTGCGTTTTCTCAAACTCGGCCCACTCCTTGTCGAAGTCGATGGGCGCCAGGTGCTCGTTGGGGCGGTCGGTAAACGGCTGCTCGTCTTTGAGCACCGCCTTTTGCACGTCGGCGGGCCAGCCGCCCAGCGGCTGGCCGATGTCGCCGCGCAGCAGCTCGCGCACCGACTCCGGGAAGCTCAGGCTCGGGCCGCGGCTGATGACGTCTTCGGGCGTGAGCTTGTTGGAAACCATGAACAAGGCCAGGTCGCCCACCACTTTCGACGAGGGCGTAACCTTCGGAATGTCGCCCAGCAGCTGGTTGGCGTCGGCAAAGCGCTGCTTTACTTCCTCGAACTTGTCGAGCAAACCCAGCGCGGCCGCCTGGGGCCGCAGGTTGGAGTACTGCCCGCCCGGAATCTCGTGCTCGTACACCTCGGCGGTGCTGGCCAGCAGGCCGCTCTCGAAGGGGTAATACTGCTCGCGCAGGGCTTCCCAGTAATCGCTGAACTCGTTGAGGCTGTGCTGGTCGAACTCGCGGTGGCGCGGCGAGTGGCGCAGCATCTCGACCGCCGAGTTGAAGTTGGGCTGCGAGGTGAGGCCCGAGAGGCCGCCCAGCGCCACGTCAATCACGTTGACGCCCGCCTCCACGGCCTTGAGGTAGGTGGCGGCTTGCAGGCCGCTGGTGTCGTGGGTGTGCAGGTGGATGGGTAGCTTCACCGTTTCGCGCAGCGCCGGAATCAGCTCCTGGGCCGCGTAGGGCTTGAGCAGGCCCGCCATGTCCTTGATGCACAGGATGTGTGCGCCGGCATCTTCGAGCTGCTTGGCCAGGGTCAGGTAATACTGGAGGTTGTACTTGGGCCGGCCGGGGTCCAGAATATCACCGGTGTAGCAGATACTGCCTTCGGCCAGGCCGGTGGTTTGCTTGCGCACGAAACCGATGCAGGCTTCCATGCCCTTCATCCAGTTCAGCGAGTCGAAGATGCGGAAGATATCGACGCCTTTCGCGCCGGCCTCGGCCACGAAGCGCTCGGTCAGGTTGTCCGGATACGCTTTGTAGCCCACCCCGTTGGCCCCCCGAATCAGCATCTGGAGCAGGATATTCGGCACGGCCTCGCGCAGGCGGGTCAGGCGGGCCCAGGGGTCTTCGTGCAGAAAGCGCAGCGCCACGTCAAACGTCGCGCCGCCCCACACCTCCAGCGAGAACGTCTGCGGGTGCCGGCGGGCGTAGCGGTCAGCCACCTTCAGCATATCGATGGTGCGCATGCGCGTGGCCAGCAGGCTCTGGTGCGCGTCGCGCAGCGTGGTATCGGTGTAGTGGATGAGCGGCTCCTGACGCAGCCACTCGCCGAATTTCTCGGGGCCCAGCTCCTGCAATTTCTGGCGGGTGCCGGGCGCGGGCGCCTGGTGCAGGTCGGCCTGGGGCAGTGGCACCTTGCGCACCTGGCGGCGCTCATCCACGCGGCCGGCCACGTCGGGATTACCATTCACGACCACCTCGCCGATGTAGTGCAGCAGGCGCGTAGCGCGGTCGAGGCGGGTTTTGAATTGCAGCAGCTCGGGGTGGTCCTTAATGAAATCGACGGTCGCGTGCCCGGCCTGAAACTCGGGGTTGCGCACGATATTCTGCAAAAACTGCATATTTGTCTTTACCCCGCGCACCCGAAACTCGTCGAGTGTGCGCAGCATCTTCTGGGCCGCGCCGGCCAGGGTGGGCGCGTGGGCCGACACTTTCACCAGCAGCGAGTCGAAAAACGGCGAGATGATGGCGCCCTGGTACACTGAGCCCTGGTCGAGCCGGATGCCGAAGCCGCCCGCCGAGCGGTAGGCCAGGATGGTGCCGTAGTCGGGCTTGAAGTCGTTGGTGGCGTCCTCGGTCGTGATGCGGCACTGCACCGCCACGCCCACGCGCGGCACTGCTACATCGGGTCCCAGGCCAATTTCG
The sequence above is drawn from the Hymenobacter baengnokdamensis genome and encodes:
- a CDS encoding M1 family aminopeptidase, translating into MKPTLFAALLPGCLLLAVAAQAQAPSTPMAAPDAPYQPSSTKTNDLVHTRLAVRFDYAKRYLYGQEWVTLKPHAYATDTLRLDAQGMDIKTVAMMSGSAQQPLKYDYSDKNNLRINLGRVFKPGEEYIAYIEYTAKPDELSVKGSAAITDAKGLYFINPDSTVKGKPVQIWTQGETQSSSAWFPTIDRPNQKTTEEIAMTVPAKYTTLSNGRLVSQVPAGPGLRTDTWKMDLPHSPYLFMMAVGDFKIYKDTWRNKEVNYYLEPKYAPYAKQIFGNTPDMLEFFSQRLGVEFPWNKYAQIVARDYVSGAMENTTATLHGEQVQMDARELLDREYQSESVIAHELFHQWFGDYVTAESWSNITVNESMADFSEALYAQHKYGQEASDAHNYRYLKSYLASQRDAGKNLVRFHYNEREDVFDLVSYQKGGAIVQMLRTYLGDDVFFAGLHKYLTDNKFGNGEAHQMRLAMEAVSGQDLNWFYNQWYFGSGQPVVTINYGWDAGTKTQTVTIKQTQPDKVFQLPLAIDYYVNGKAQRQRVMMTQATQTFSMPLAAQPQLVNVDAEKFTLWQKTDNKPFSEYVYQYSHAPLFVDRREALDAALEKQTTDATARALVLAALKDKFYQLRITAIQGLKLDNKEVAKAAAPILRQLAATETENHVRATALIALSQLKDKKDEKILTAALSSKSYLVQGAGLEALGEISPTVALARAKSFENDAHLGQAVTTVYAQQGGPEQWNYIRTTYDAASGRNKYGLIGALTQMLGRLNDPTAFAEDVDRLQKLAVSPQFKARGYDKMMINVLQKGAEAQAGKPNAAQNQATVAAAVQAIQQSK
- a CDS encoding transporter; amino-acid sequence: MRKTTPLVLAALLAGRLTPALAQNTPDENNENADAPFVQHIRPDRPGQTISTGVLRPGQFQLETGIQRFSPRTGVGVSSNVNTLRIGFFNSMELRITQPYVFGNSAGKPGLVGDRPVMRPDSAGWAPITVGTKLMLTPDRASRFQAALLAEVAIPNTGQNGLRRTTWAPAGRLLVSQQLGRRAALEGNFGFVQSGLTLADVFNGEIAGQYIGSLALTAPISNKAGYFVEAYGRGRDNLTTGANAGLYYRPWTGLRFDATLGRIMGGVAAGATTVGVGMSFRIGGN
- a CDS encoding META domain-containing protein — its product is MRRFAFLLPCLVLVGAACQRVTDRANTTPMVSAVTTPDAPLRETRWTVFAMGGQPLAPAASPDQVPYLLISDAGTAEGMSGCNRFRGGLKPAETDGQLEFVNLGSTRMACPLMDTEHKFTQALDATRYYHISGDTLRLYTSAERTGTPLVQLVAAKMP
- a CDS encoding M28 family peptidase, coding for MRSFILLGWLALGALPASAQHHAKVSAKTVRRVLNTLAADAMQGRASGQPGNQRAADFLAAEFTRFGLQPLPGQVSFMQEFSAYETAVASLAVTLNGQPLPAGQAFAITTQPALSWSEKDGVEVLVLGPTDKIQPHYRDIFRPGKNLLVLLDPAQKELFASLAAQMTRPRVRAEQAAGPYSCVVALAAASASPAAYQVTASTTTRPLALRNVVGYLPGREAARSTEKVIFSGHYDHLGIIKPAVNGDSIANGADDDASGTTAVVALAQYFSKRHDNVRSLVFAAFTAEEIGEFGSQYFSRQLKPEEIVAMFNIEMIGKVAKFGPNTAFITGYDKSNFGQLLQANLQGTRFKFEPDPYPEQNLFYRSDNAMLARVGVPAHTISTDQIPTDKLYHSVDDEVSSLDVKNMTAVISAIALSAHGIVTGQQTPTRVAPEK
- a CDS encoding pyruvate carboxylase; translation: MKITKLLVANRGEIAIRVFRAASELGIATVALYTYEDRNSLHRYKADEAYQIGRDDEPLRPYLDIEGIITLAKENGVNAIHPGYGFLSENADLARRCREEGITFVGPRPEVMEALGDKVAAKEVALRCGVPLIESSEADLVDADVALAEAHRIGYPVMLKAAAGGGGRGMRVIRDDEQMRKGFFEARNEAQNAFGDDTVFLEKFVERPKHIEVQLVGDQHGHLTHLYERDCSVQRRFQKVVEVAPAVDLTESLRSRLYEYALKIGKAVGYDNVGTVEFLVNPELDRIYFIEVNPRIQVEHTVTEMITGVDIVKTQLYIASGYPLEAPEIGLGPDVAVPRVGVAVQCRITTEDATNDFKPDYGTILAYRSAGGFGIRLDQGSVYQGAIISPFFDSLLVKVSAHAPTLAGAAQKMLRTLDEFRVRGVKTNMQFLQNIVRNPEFQAGHATVDFIKDHPELLQFKTRLDRATRLLHYIGEVVVNGNPDVAGRVDERRQVRKVPLPQADLHQAPAPGTRQKLQELGPEKFGEWLRQEPLIHYTDTTLRDAHQSLLATRMRTIDMLKVADRYARRHPQTFSLEVWGGATFDVALRFLHEDPWARLTRLREAVPNILLQMLIRGANGVGYKAYPDNLTERFVAEAGAKGVDIFRIFDSLNWMKGMEACIGFVRKQTTGLAEGSICYTGDILDPGRPKYNLQYYLTLAKQLEDAGAHILCIKDMAGLLKPYAAQELIPALRETVKLPIHLHTHDTSGLQAATYLKAVEAGVNVIDVALGGLSGLTSQPNFNSAVEMLRHSPRHREFDQHSLNEFSDYWEALREQYYPFESGLLASTAEVYEHEIPGGQYSNLRPQAAALGLLDKFEEVKQRFADANQLLGDIPKVTPSSKVVGDLALFMVSNKLTPEDVISRGPSLSFPESVRELLRGDIGQPLGGWPADVQKAVLKDEQPFTDRPNEHLAPIDFDKEWAEFEKTHPNAQFTDLLSSLLYPKVFAEYWEFRQEYGDVSRIQTPVFFFGLKEGEETIIEIARGKSIIIRLQSIGPVNAEGMRTVFFALNGQTRNLEVRDQHVEVKTVHNAKADRANPRQIAAPLQGMLSKVLVQPGQQVAKNTPLFVIEAMKMETTITAPADLTVGTVSLGAGIRVQADDLVLTLE